The Phoenix dactylifera cultivar Barhee BC4 chromosome 9, palm_55x_up_171113_PBpolish2nd_filt_p, whole genome shotgun sequence genome window below encodes:
- the LOC103718247 gene encoding protein MODIFIED TRANSPORT TO THE VACUOLE 1 has product MDSSRRAVEAYWRSRMVDGVTTDEDKVAPVYKLEEICELLRTSPAGIVKEVSDYILKRLDHQSPIVKQKALRLIKYAVGKSGNEFRREMQRHSVAIRQLFHYKGQLDPLKGDALNKAVRDTAHEAIQAVFATDDYKVVAPVEGLNKRIQGFGNTNFEMPTEDKKSFLSEVVELGSASLRQGLSTIAAAHGTRKVDSGSYRSPNLRRSLTTERDSHDKYQGDEHHRESWTSSGVSENMASGTWSLDSRMTITGTATHEDAGSSHSGVKSHEEKLLETIVTSGGVRLQPTRDALQAFLAEASKLDAKAMSRALEKKLQSHLWQVRTKAICVLESIMRKKDDEHFSIIASYFSENRDSVVRCSQLPQVSLREKAIKVLSLLDGEQTSGARNEEGLSGAKTMPAPIIQMPDLIDTGDQDDHGNEASTQKQGDQSTGNLTQPASLVDDLFGGAPVAGLSTTRGKNEDDPFADVSFHVTEDKEHNDLFSGLTVDDKKSDIELNMPASNTSGLLDVFGVNSEQLLQDSGADKRNVNDLMAGLTLNGMAQDNKQPGPAGATGGAFPGVTFLDGTSQPSQLPTNGALNGIFGSNAMYPQAPMHYGIPPNIMFSPAFAAQPINYDAIGAFIAQHQLLFQNLGSRNTGFGHVAGNANEGGYSLPLPDIFQLSNNPVQSHGPIMNSSKKEETKAFDFISDHLSVARDSKRIL; this is encoded by the exons ATGGATTCGAGCCGGAGAGCTGTGGAAGCGTACTGGAGATCTCGCATGGTTGATGGAGTGACGACGGACGAAGATAAGGTCGCCCCCGTCTACAAGTTAGAGGAGATCTGTGAGCTTCTGAGAACCTCTCCTGCGGGCATCGTGAAGGAGGTCTCGGATTACATTCTCAAACGGCTTGATCACCAGAGTCCCATCGTCAagcagaag GCATTGCGGCTGATCAAGTATGCAGTGGGAAAGTCCGGCAATGAGTTTAGGAGGGAAATGCAACGGCACTCCGTGGCCATTCGACAACTTTTTCATTACAAGGGCCAGTTGGATCCCTTGAAAGGAGATGCCCTAAATAAGGCTGTCCGTGACACTGCTCATGAGGCAATCCAAGCTGTTTTTGCTACTGATGACTACAAGGTAGTGGCACCAGTAGAAGGTCTCAACAAGCGCATCCAAGGCTTTGGTAATACAAATTTTGAGATGCCAACAGAAGATAAGAAATCTTTTCTCAGTGAAGTGGTGGAACTTGGTAGTGCCTCCCTCAGGCAGGGACTGAGCACCATTGCTGCAGCCCATGGGACAAGGAAAGttgatagtgggagttacagAAGCCCAAACCTGCGAAGGTCTCTAACAACAGAAAGAGATAGCCATGATAAATATCAAGGCGATGAGCACCATAGGGAAAGCTGGACTTCTTCTGGAGTCTCAGAAAATATGGCATCTGGAACATGGAGCCTGGATTCGAGAATGACCATAACAGGGACAGCAACACATGAGGATGCCGGTTCAAGTCACTCAGGGGTTAAGAGTCATGAAGAGAAGCTTTTGGAGACTATAGTCACATCAGGAGGTGTTCGTCTACAACCAACTCGTGATGCTCTTCAGGCTTTTCTTGCTGAGGCATCAAAACTGGATGCAAAGGCTATGAGTCGTGCACTTGAGAAGAAGCTTCAATCTCATTTGTGGCAG GTCCGAACGAAAGCAATCTGTGTACTGGAATCAATTATGAGGAAAAAGGATGATGAGCATTTTTCTATTATAGCATCTTATTTTAGTGAAAACAGAGACTCCGTGGTCAGGTGTTCTCAGTTACCTCAAGTTTCTCTGAGGGAGAAGGCAATTAAG GTCTTAAGTCTTCTAGATGGGGAGCAGACTTCTGGGGCAAGGAACGAAGAGGGGCTATCAGGTGCAAAAACTATGCCTGCCCCAATTATTCAGATGCCTGACTTAATTGATACTGGTGACCAAGATGATCATGGTAATGAAGCTTCCACTCAGAAGCAGGGGGATCAGAGCACTGGGAATCTAACACAGCCTGCTTCTCTGGTTGATGATCTTTTCGGAGGTGCTCCTGTTGCTGGACTGAGCACAACTCGGGGTAAAAATGAAGATGATCCATTTGCAGACGTATCATTTCATGTCACAGAAGACAAGGAACATAATGACCTTTTCTCTGGATTGACGGTTGATGATAAGAAATCTGATATTGAGCTCAATATGCCTGCCAGTAATACCTCTGGATTGCTCGATGTTTTTGGTGTCAACTCTGAGCAGCTTCTACAGGATTCAGGAGCAGATAAAAGGAATGTGAATGATTtgatggctggtttgactcttAATGGAATGGCCCAAGATAACAAACAACCTGGACCTGCTGGAGCAACTGGAGGTGCCTTTCCCGGAGTCACTTTCTTGGATGGTACAAGTCAACCAAGCCAGCTTCCTACAAATGGAGCATTGAATGGTATCTTTGGTTCAAATGCCATGTATCCTCAGGCTCCCATGCACTATGGGATTCCTCCAAACATTATGTTCAGTCCAGCTTTTGCTGCCCAGCCAATAAACTATGACGCAATAGGTGCTTTCATTGCTCAGCATCAATTATTATTTCAAAACCTTGGGAGTCGCAACACGGGATTTGGACATGTGGCTGGGAATGCCAATGAAGGAGGTTACTCTTTACCCCTCCCTGATATCTTTCAGCTTTCAAACAATCCAGTTCAAAGCCATGGTCCAATCATGAACAGCTCGAAGAAAGAGGAGACTAAGGCCTTCGATTTTATATCG
- the LOC103701469 gene encoding protein JINGUBANG-like translates to MELHGRKTFWSFLEEDQKVPPSPTSHHHRHSNKESEPRLSLSRPSSATVASLSPSSPGGSPWTLSPVRRSPSPSPSLLYHCIASLQRQDGNVYSIAISRGAVFTGSDSDRVRVWRQPDCIDRGCIRTHHGRVRAILAHGGTLFTSHKDHRVRVWSVFIAGPDRLRSKKLATLAPRAPSFFPFHRKKPNQHRDTISCLACYHAEGLLYTGSWDRTVKVWRLTEKACVDSFVAHEGQVSAMLVNQEDGCLFTSSWDGSVKIWRRVYGDSSHALTVVLRFQTSPVNALALSHSSSSCFLYSGSSDGYVNIWEKEAASGRFNHSGFLQGHRFAVLCLAAVERVVLSGSEDTTIRVWRREEGTGFHACLAVIEGHRGPVRCLAVSLEVESEGVGLLLYSASLDRMVKVWRIKVVGKVREGEEGLEEEGEGEGKEVAFEMSPVLSPLWVEKKLQASHLY, encoded by the coding sequence ATGGAGTTGCATGGCCGGAAGACCTTCTGGAGCTTcttggaagaagatcaaaaagtTCCTCCATCGCCAACCAGCCACCACCACCGCCACTCGAACAAAGAGTCTGAGCCCCGGCTCAGCCTCTCGCGGCCTTCGTCGGCCACCGTGGCCTCGCTCTCTCCCTCGAGCCCTGGCGGCTCCCCCTGGACCCTCTCCCCGGTCCGCCGGTCGCCCTCGCCCTCGCCGTCGCTGCTCTACCACTGCATCGCCTCCCTCCAGCGCCAGGACGGGAACGTCTACTCCATCGCCATCTCCCGAGGCGCGGTCTTCACGGGCTCGGACAGTGACCGGGTTCGGGTGTGGCGCCAGCCCGACTGCATCGACCGGGGCTGCATCCGGACCCACCATGGCCGGGTCCGAGCCATCCTGGCCCATGGCGGCACCCTCTTCACCTCCCATAAGGACCACCGCGTCCGGGTCTGGTCGGTCTTCATCGCCGGCCCGGACCGGCTCCGGTCCAAGAAGCTCGCCACGCTCGCGCCCCGTGCTCCCAGCTTCTTCCCTTTCCACCGAAAAAAGCCCAACCAGCATCGCGACACCATCTCCTGCCTCGCCTGCTACCACGCCGAGGGCCTCCTCTACACTGGCTCGTGGGATCGCACGGTCAAGGTATGGAGGTTGACTGAGAAAGCCTGCGTTGACTCGTTCGTCGCCCACGAGGGGCAGGTCAGCGCCATGCTGGTCAACCAGGAGGACGGCTGTTTGTTCACCTCCTCCTGGGATGGTTCCGTCAAGATATGGAGGAGGGTCTACGGGGATAGCTCGCATGCTTTGACCGTGGTCCTAAGGTTCCAGACTTCGCCGGTGAACGCGTTGGCGTTGAGCCATTCGAGTAGTTCTTGCTTCCTCTACTCGGGGTCGTCGGACGGGTATGTGAATATATGGGAGAAGGAGGCGGCGTCGGGGCGGTTCAACCATAGCGGATTCCTCCAGGGGCACCGATTCGCCGTGCTGTGCCTGGCGGCGGTGGAGAGGGTGGTGCTGAGTGGGTCAGAGGACACCACGATAAGGGtgtggaggagagaggaagggaCTGGGTTTCACGCGTGCTTGGCAGTGATCGAGGGGCACCGGGGGCCGGTGCGGTGCCTGGCGGTGAGCCTGGAGGTGGAGAGCGAAGGGGTCGGGTTGTTGCTTTACAGTGCGAGCTTGGACAGGATGGTGAAGGTGTGGAGGATAAAGGTGGTGGGGAAGgtgagggagggggaggaggggctggaagaggagggggaaggggaggggaaGGAAGTGGCGTTTGAGATGAGCCCAGTGCTGTCGCCCTTGTGGGTGGA